One window from the genome of Borrelia puertoricensis encodes:
- a CDS encoding DUF603 domain-containing protein, with amino-acid sequence MNRVKKSFDDYVVYFREGKLNDAGIAKELGVSRVNVGKMRRKWEALKDDPEYITGAAKLTIREDTLNNILFHASQSTAQARDLKSQFSMAKSMLGLEFINSFSRYLELELKTHNYKIEELESQISNLYKKTLSKKVAHSEEESRELEELKLRLDELKRDLELKKMSLCYKTMLKLKATDTDVRSKLQI; translated from the coding sequence ATGAATAGGGTAAAGAAATCGTTTGATGATTATGTTGTGTATTTTAGAGAAGGGAAGCTTAATGACGCAGGGATAGCAAAAGAGCTTGGAGTTAGTCGTGTTAATGTAGGAAAGATGAGACGCAAATGGGAAGCGCTTAAAGATGATCCTGAGTATATTACTGGTGCTGCTAAGCTTACTATTCGTGAAGATACTTTAAATAATATATTATTTCATGCATCACAAAGTACAGCCCAGGCGCGTGATCTTAAAAGTCAGTTTAGTATGGCTAAAAGTATGTTGGGACTAGAATTTATAAATTCATTTAGTCGTTATTTAGAGTTAGAACTTAAAACTCATAATTACAAAATAGAAGAACTCGAGTCTCAAATTAGCAATCTTTATAAGAAGACTTTAAGTAAAAAAGTTGCACATTCAGAAGAAGAGAGTCGTGAGCTTGAAGAGTTAAAACTTAGACTCGATGAGCTTAAAAGGGATCTCGAACTTAAGAAGATGTCACTATGTTACAAGACAATGCTAAAGCTTAAAGCTACTGATACAGATGTGCGCTCTAAATTACAAATTTAA